A part of Gammaproteobacteria bacterium genomic DNA contains:
- a CDS encoding bifunctional 2-methylcitrate dehydratase/aconitate hydratase produces MSDRATREANRPAPDSVLTDIADFVLNFDAASPEARETARYCLLDSLSCGMLALSYPACTRLLGPLVPGAQMPGGARVPGTSYELDPVRAAFNIGAMIRWLDFNDTWLAAEWGHPSDNLGGILATADYLSRTRAAQGEVPLHVGDVLTAMIKAHEIQGVIALENSFNGVGLDHVLLVRVASTAVVTAMLGGNREQVINAVSNAWVDGGSLRTYRHAPNTGSRKSWAAGDATSRAVWLAVNALRGEMGYASALSAREWGFYDVLFKGKPFAFGQGYGSYVMENVLFKISFPAEFHAQTAVEAALTLHPQIKDRVANIDRVVIETQAAGARIIDKTGPLSNPADRDHCIQYMVAVALIFGRLEASDYEDGIAADLRIDALRAKMHVEENSRFTRDYFDPAKRAIANAVQVLFKDGSHSERIAVDYPLGHRRRRAEGMPLLVDKFRRAIATRFPARRCEEIARLCEDQQRLEAMPAQAFMNLWVV; encoded by the coding sequence ATGTCAGACCGCGCAACCCGCGAAGCCAATCGCCCGGCGCCGGATTCGGTGCTGACGGACATCGCCGATTTCGTTCTGAATTTCGATGCCGCGAGCCCCGAGGCACGCGAGACGGCGCGCTATTGCCTGCTGGACTCTTTAAGCTGCGGCATGCTGGCGCTCTCGTATCCCGCGTGTACGAGACTGCTGGGTCCGCTGGTGCCGGGCGCACAGATGCCGGGCGGCGCGCGGGTGCCGGGCACGTCATACGAGCTCGATCCGGTGCGGGCCGCGTTCAACATCGGCGCGATGATCCGCTGGCTGGATTTCAACGATACCTGGCTGGCCGCGGAGTGGGGTCACCCTTCCGACAATCTGGGCGGCATTCTGGCGACGGCGGATTACTTGAGCCGTACGCGCGCGGCGCAGGGCGAGGTGCCGTTACACGTGGGCGACGTGTTGACCGCGATGATCAAGGCCCACGAGATTCAGGGCGTCATCGCGCTGGAAAACAGCTTCAACGGAGTGGGGCTGGATCATGTCTTGCTGGTACGCGTGGCCAGCACCGCGGTGGTCACGGCCATGCTGGGCGGCAATCGGGAACAGGTCATTAATGCGGTGTCGAATGCGTGGGTCGACGGCGGCAGTCTGCGCACGTATCGTCACGCGCCCAACACCGGCTCGCGCAAGAGCTGGGCGGCGGGCGACGCCACCAGCCGCGCGGTTTGGCTCGCGGTAAATGCGCTGCGCGGCGAAATGGGTTATGCATCGGCGCTGTCGGCCAGGGAATGGGGCTTTTACGACGTGCTGTTCAAGGGCAAACCTTTCGCCTTCGGGCAGGGCTACGGCAGCTACGTGATGGAAAACGTGCTGTTCAAGATATCGTTCCCCGCAGAGTTCCACGCGCAGACGGCGGTGGAGGCGGCGCTCACGTTACATCCACAGATCAAAGACCGTGTCGCGAACATCGACCGCGTCGTCATCGAAACTCAGGCAGCCGGCGCCCGCATTATCGATAAAACCGGGCCGCTGTCGAACCCCGCCGATCGCGATCACTGCATTCAGTACATGGTGGCGGTAGCGCTGATCTTCGGTCGTCTGGAGGCTTCAGACTACGAAGACGGGATTGCCGCCGACCTGCGCATCGATGCGCTGCGCGCGAAGATGCACGTCGAGGAGAATTCACGCTTCACGCGTGATTACTTCGATCCGGCCAAACGCGCCATAGCCAATGCCGTGCAGGTATTATTCAAGGACGGCTCGCATAGCGAGAGGATCGCGGTCGACTATCCGCTCGGCCACCGTCGACGCCGCGCCGAAGGTATGCCATTGCTGGTGGACAAGTTCAGGCGCGCCATCGCGACTCGCTTCCCGGCGCGGCGTTGCGAAGAGATTGCGCGGCTATGCGAGGATCAGCAGCGGCTGGAGGCAATGCCCGCGCAAGCGTTCATGAACCTGTGGGTTGTTTAA
- a CDS encoding CsbD family protein yields MKDPKTDKTEGKADRVVGKIKETAGKVLGDKDREAEGKGQQGRGHLKETKGEVKDKFKGK; encoded by the coding sequence ATGAAAGATCCCAAGACAGACAAAACCGAAGGCAAGGCTGATCGAGTTGTCGGTAAAATCAAAGAGACCGCCGGCAAGGTGCTGGGCGATAAAGACCGTGAGGCCGAGGGCAAGGGACAACAAGGCAGAGGCCATCTGAAAGAGACTAAAGGCGAGGTCAAGGACAAGTTCAAGGGCAAGTAA
- a CDS encoding GlsB/YeaQ/YmgE family stress response membrane protein gives MNFIIWIVVGGVIGWLASLVMKTDAQQGLLLNIVVGIVGAFLGGLLLSPLFGIGSLSRDNFSIPALFIAFLGAVVLLAIVNLIRRGRVR, from the coding sequence ATTAATTTCATCATCTGGATCGTCGTCGGCGGAGTCATCGGATGGCTGGCAAGCCTCGTTATGAAAACCGATGCGCAGCAAGGGCTGCTGTTGAACATTGTTGTGGGCATCGTCGGCGCGTTTCTCGGTGGTTTGCTGCTATCGCCGCTATTCGGCATCGGCAGCTTGAGCCGCGACAATTTCAGCATTCCCGCCTTGTTCATCGCGTTCCTTGGCGCAGTGGTATTACTGGCCATCGTCAACCTTATTCGGCGCGGCCGAGTACGTTGA